A genomic segment from Necator americanus strain Aroian chromosome III, whole genome shotgun sequence encodes:
- a CDS encoding hypothetical protein (NECATOR_CHRIII.G12994.T1): MKNNKLKLLADMGEERREEHNECFFFWKHPQSQLTTARILIVNGKAGDENDDDLLTHSQRRSQHPTTSLQKKPPDDDDDFAENDGA; this comes from the exons ATGAAGAATAACAAACTGAAACTGTTAGCGGATATGGGGGAAGAGCGTCGGGAAGAACacaatgaatgtttttttttctggaagcatCCACAATCCCAGCTTACAACCG CTCGAATTCTCATTGTTAACGGGAAAGCTGGGGATGAGAACGACGATGATCTTCTCACACACAGCCAACGTCGTTCCCAACATCCTACAACTTCCCTCCAGAAAAAACCAcccgacgacgacgatgattTCGCCGAAAACGACGGAGCTTAA